One Spinacia oleracea cultivar Varoflay chromosome 4, BTI_SOV_V1, whole genome shotgun sequence DNA segment encodes these proteins:
- the LOC110802246 gene encoding protein S40-6 → MENNRYNWRQYRGEEFQEEDVWAVIKENGETTNNHLRNPRSISRRLPSAARMIPGVQKHQHIDDNSNNESELVQSSAPVNIPDWSKIYGKSPVKKMNYGGCSSSFDYEDDNDYDLVLEDDNEEYAGDGRLPPHEWLAKKLARSQISSFSVCEGVGRTLKGRDLSRVRNAILSKTGFL, encoded by the coding sequence ATGGAGAATAATAGGTATAATTGGAGGCAGTACAGAGGTGAAGAGTTCCAAGAAGAAGATGTGTGGGCAGTGATCAAAGAGAATGGTGAAACAACGAACAATCATCTTAGAAATCCACGTTCAATCTCAAGACGCCTTCCAAGTGCAGCAAGGATGATTCCAGGAGTTCAGAAACATCAACACATTGATGATAACAGTAATAATGAGTCTGAATTGGTGCAGAGTTCAGCACCTGTCAACATTCCTGACTGGTCTAAAATCTATGGAAAAAGTCCAGTAAAGAAGATGAATTATGGTGGTTGTTCCTCATCCTTTGATTATGAAGATGACAATGATTATGATCTTGTTCTTGAAGATGACAATGAAGAGTATGCGGGTGATGGTAGATTGCCCCCGCATGAATGGTTGGCTAAGAAGCTTGCTAGGAGTCAGATTTCATCATTTTCTGTTTGTGAAGGTGTTGGGAGGACTCTTAAAGGGAGAGATCTAAGTAGGGTGAGGAATGCTATTTTGTCAAAAACTGGGTTTCTTTGA